In Cumulibacter manganitolerans, a single genomic region encodes these proteins:
- a CDS encoding GlxA family transcriptional regulator translates to MTHSVAILALSPVIGYDLAIPPQVFGVANEVLGRREYDVRTVGVTADPVTSVHGYAIVPQAGVEALAAADTVIVPGTVMPGPRREGRLPDDLAEALAGVRPGTRLVSICTGAFVLGAAGLLDGRRATTHWDKAADFRRLYPKVDLDPNVLFVDDGDVLTSAGLSAGNDLCLHIVRKDVGADVANEVARYLVVPPWREGGQAQYIDRAVPLDDAGSTAALRAWLAEHLAEKHSIASLAAHAHMSPRTFARRFREETGQTPGAWLTQQRIREAERLLEATDLPIDLVAQRAGLGTGASLRQHMRRTAGVGPASYRRTFRGPESTRHPHREAV, encoded by the coding sequence GGTGGCGATCCTCGCCCTGTCGCCCGTGATCGGCTACGACCTGGCCATCCCGCCCCAGGTCTTCGGCGTCGCGAACGAGGTGCTCGGCCGGCGCGAGTACGACGTTCGCACGGTCGGCGTGACCGCGGACCCGGTGACCAGCGTGCACGGCTATGCGATCGTGCCACAGGCGGGCGTCGAGGCCCTCGCCGCGGCCGACACGGTGATCGTGCCCGGCACCGTCATGCCCGGCCCGCGCCGCGAGGGTCGGCTCCCCGACGACCTCGCCGAGGCGCTCGCCGGCGTCCGCCCGGGCACCCGCCTGGTGTCGATCTGCACCGGCGCCTTCGTGCTGGGCGCCGCGGGACTGCTGGACGGGCGACGGGCGACGACCCACTGGGACAAGGCGGCCGACTTCCGCCGCCTCTACCCGAAGGTCGACCTCGACCCGAATGTGCTGTTCGTGGACGACGGCGACGTGCTCACCAGCGCCGGGTTGTCCGCGGGCAACGACCTGTGCCTGCACATCGTCCGCAAGGACGTCGGGGCGGACGTCGCCAACGAGGTCGCCCGGTACCTCGTCGTCCCGCCCTGGCGCGAGGGCGGCCAGGCGCAGTACATCGACCGCGCGGTGCCGCTGGACGACGCCGGCAGCACGGCGGCCCTCCGAGCGTGGCTCGCCGAGCACCTGGCCGAGAAGCACTCGATCGCGAGCCTCGCGGCGCACGCGCACATGAGCCCGCGTACCTTCGCTCGCCGGTTCCGTGAGGAGACCGGCCAGACCCCGGGCGCGTGGCTCACCCAGCAGCGGATCCGCGAGGCCGAGCGGCTGCTGGAGGCGACCGACCTGCCGATCGACCTGGTCGCCCAACGGGCCGGCCTCGGCACCGGCGCGTCACTGCGCCAGCACATGCGGCGGACGGCGGGTGTAGGACCGGCGAGCTATCGGCGTACGTTCAGGGGACCGGAGTCCACCCGGCATCCACACCGAGAGGCGGTTTGA